Proteins encoded in a region of the Flammeovirga yaeyamensis genome:
- a CDS encoding glycoside hydrolase family 48 protein, whose translation MKHNNIFWRQLLIILLWASIPTTTIFAQHRYGEALQKSIFFYEAQQSGKLPDWNRVTWRDDSALADGSDVGLDLTGGWYDAGDHVKFGFPMAFSVTALAWGVVEYEDAYRQSGQLDVMKRNLRFVTDYFIKCHTGPTEFYGQVGAGGPDHAYWGSPEVMTMARPAYKIDAANPGSDLAAETAAAMAACSIVFKDSDPAYSALLLKHAEELYSFADNYRGVYSESITDAAGFYRSFSGYQDELVWGAAWLYKATGNADYLAKAELEYPLLSNEGQSDLKAYKWGLAWDDKAYGIYVLMSELTGKAEYKADAERHLDYWTDGYAGDRIPYSPGGQAHLMQWGSLRHSSNTALVAFIYSDRVATTPEKKAKYHDFAVNQINYALGDNPINRSFMVGYGNNPAYNPHHRSAHGAWANNLLNNPIDPSHTLYGALVGGPGEPNDQFVDDRSDYVANEVACDYNACFTGALARMYQEFGGEPLADFPIPEVPTRSEIRTFSKFNSNNASGSTVRVLVQNRTAWPARVTDKLSFRYFFDISEGVAEGYTIADYQPELNSVQGESTMTVAAWDAANNIYYAEVSLAGEQIAPIGDPAFRRDVQINFRVANGVPYDTSNDWSAFGLDTEDESPRIPVYDNGVLVFGSEPNGGGTPVAKFTMDVNQGVAPLTVNFDASMSSDPNDDPITYSWDFGNGTTSTLVNPSATYTAPGEYTVSLTVSDGENVSTPVTEVVTVLDPNAPPVASFVASTNGGTLPLNVLFDASSSIDPNDEALTYDWDFGNGSVGTGVTVSNIFDAVGEFTVTLTVTNVSGKSDFTSKVISVNDGSFDCNFGAPQATALESTGHTAYKNIHVLGEGGPDLSTMRDFTINWDLPNKGLYQFSFNSNNGQPSWYVDLLSKVNHTFDAVEPSVTIAASGIPGFDGDYWATMDGANFVLVSKTGTFSIYFNNSATAPNCGGSLAASSSMRTMALMASDCSFGAPQAEAFGSTGHTAYQNIFVLGNAGPDLSNMRDFTINWDLPNKGLYQFSFNSNNGQPNWYVDLLGKITHTMDAAQPAVSIVGSGIPGFDGDYWVTSDQGNFVMVSKMGGFTIYFSTSATAPNCDGGTNPPVENTPPVANIFADATVGNIPFVVSFDASGSTDADGDTLSYAWDFGDGAVGEGAMATHTYTVAGNYDVTLTVSDTKGGSDAAIITISAQEDNVIITPPNTDNEYIQRFVEMRNMYLDPANGYFSPEGSPHHSIETLIVEAPDHGHESTSELYSYWMWLEAMHGRISGDWEPLKEVWRKTEQFIIPTAEDQPTNSAYDPSSPAAYAPEFPLPSMYPAPLDFTNPVQGDYVSAELEVAYGNPHIYQMHWLLDNDNFYGYGNRGDGVSAPSYINTFQRGEQESVFETVPHPSWEAFKWGSADGFLPLFTDDRSYSTQWRYTSAPDADARAVQVMYWAYEYAKEQGVSLSNLDLDKASKMGDYLRLAMFDKYFKPLGAQDPSATSQTSYDNVHYLMSWYMSWGGATDASAAWAFRIGASHCHFGYQNPVAAYALSQVEELKPVSANGVRDWTTSLDRQLEFYTWLQSAEGGIAGGATNSWNGDYSAYPAGKSTFYEMAYDENPVYHDPGSGGWFGWQVWSMERIAELYYINNDPRARDLITKWANWAVKETVLVGENDFDIPAGLEWTGEPDTWNPTNPGSNADLHVTVTSYNQDLGVAASLAKTLIYYAAATEKYATLDTAAQYLAKEILDRMWVTYRDDKGVASLEERADFARIFEEEVYIPETFVGTLPTGDTIKTGAKFLDIRPQYKEDPEFARLETAYLAGEPFTQRYHRGWAQIEVALANAEYGFFFGGDSVSSSASASRIASPVATSLNEEPTILASPNPTNGHLTLATNFNLSNVTVRIYNTMGHVYKEATISSDGNQSVSLSVNDIPRGAYIVELTNSDTKEVLRTKIIKQ comes from the coding sequence ATGAAACATAACAACATTTTCTGGAGGCAGTTATTGATAATTCTACTGTGGGCCTCCATACCTACTACTACGATTTTCGCGCAACACCGATACGGTGAGGCATTACAGAAATCCATTTTTTTCTACGAGGCACAGCAATCAGGTAAGCTGCCAGACTGGAATAGAGTCACTTGGAGAGATGACTCAGCACTAGCAGACGGATCCGATGTCGGTTTGGATTTAACCGGTGGTTGGTACGATGCAGGAGATCACGTTAAATTTGGTTTCCCTATGGCGTTCAGTGTTACAGCTTTAGCTTGGGGTGTTGTTGAGTATGAAGATGCTTACAGACAAAGTGGTCAGTTAGATGTAATGAAGCGTAACCTTCGTTTCGTTACAGACTATTTTATAAAGTGTCATACTGGTCCAACAGAGTTCTACGGTCAAGTAGGTGCAGGTGGTCCTGACCATGCTTACTGGGGTTCTCCAGAGGTAATGACGATGGCTCGCCCAGCATATAAAATTGATGCAGCGAACCCTGGTTCAGACCTTGCGGCAGAGACAGCAGCGGCAATGGCAGCTTGTAGTATCGTTTTTAAAGATTCAGATCCTGCATATAGTGCTTTACTTCTGAAACATGCTGAAGAATTGTATTCTTTTGCTGATAATTATAGAGGTGTATATTCAGAATCAATCACAGATGCAGCAGGATTTTACCGTTCTTTCAGTGGTTACCAAGACGAATTAGTTTGGGGTGCTGCATGGTTGTATAAAGCAACTGGTAATGCAGATTACTTAGCTAAAGCTGAATTGGAATATCCATTATTGTCAAACGAAGGTCAATCTGATCTAAAGGCTTACAAATGGGGTCTAGCTTGGGATGATAAAGCCTACGGAATCTATGTCTTGATGTCGGAATTAACAGGTAAGGCAGAGTACAAAGCTGATGCTGAAAGACATCTTGATTATTGGACAGACGGTTATGCTGGAGATAGAATTCCTTATAGCCCAGGGGGACAAGCTCACTTAATGCAGTGGGGTTCATTACGTCACAGTTCAAATACGGCTTTAGTTGCGTTTATTTATAGTGATAGAGTGGCAACAACGCCTGAGAAAAAAGCGAAGTACCACGATTTTGCTGTAAATCAGATCAACTATGCTTTGGGTGATAACCCAATTAACAGAAGTTTTATGGTGGGTTATGGAAATAATCCTGCATATAATCCTCACCATAGATCTGCACATGGTGCTTGGGCAAACAATCTTTTAAACAATCCAATTGATCCAAGTCATACACTGTATGGAGCACTTGTAGGTGGTCCTGGCGAGCCTAATGATCAATTTGTTGATGATCGTTCTGACTATGTAGCAAACGAGGTGGCGTGTGATTACAATGCATGTTTTACTGGAGCATTAGCAAGAATGTATCAAGAATTCGGTGGTGAGCCATTGGCTGATTTCCCAATTCCAGAAGTACCAACTCGTTCTGAAATCAGAACATTCTCTAAATTCAACAGCAACAATGCGTCAGGTAGTACTGTTAGAGTATTAGTACAAAACAGAACAGCTTGGCCAGCAAGAGTAACAGATAAATTATCATTCCGTTACTTCTTTGATATCTCTGAGGGTGTTGCAGAAGGTTACACAATCGCAGATTATCAGCCAGAATTGAACTCTGTTCAAGGTGAAAGTACAATGACAGTAGCAGCTTGGGATGCGGCAAATAATATTTATTATGCTGAAGTTTCTTTAGCAGGTGAGCAAATTGCTCCAATCGGAGACCCTGCTTTCCGTCGTGATGTTCAAATCAACTTTAGAGTAGCGAACGGTGTGCCTTATGATACATCAAATGACTGGTCTGCATTTGGTTTAGATACGGAAGATGAATCGCCAAGAATTCCAGTATACGATAATGGTGTTTTAGTATTCGGATCTGAGCCTAATGGTGGAGGAACTCCGGTAGCTAAATTTACTATGGACGTGAATCAAGGTGTTGCTCCATTGACTGTAAACTTTGATGCATCCATGTCGTCTGATCCAAATGATGATCCTATCACTTATTCATGGGACTTTGGAAATGGTACTACATCAACTTTAGTAAATCCATCTGCAACTTATACTGCGCCAGGTGAATATACAGTTTCTTTAACTGTAAGTGATGGTGAAAATGTATCAACTCCAGTGACAGAAGTAGTTACTGTATTAGATCCAAATGCACCTCCGGTAGCATCTTTTGTGGCATCAACAAATGGAGGGACACTTCCTTTAAATGTACTTTTTGATGCTTCTTCTTCAATTGATCCTAATGATGAGGCTTTGACTTACGATTGGGATTTTGGAAATGGCTCAGTGGGAACTGGTGTGACAGTTTCAAATATATTTGATGCAGTAGGTGAGTTCACAGTTACATTAACTGTTACAAATGTATCTGGTAAGAGTGATTTTACTTCTAAAGTGATTTCTGTAAATGATGGTAGCTTCGATTGTAACTTTGGAGCACCTCAAGCAACTGCTTTAGAATCAACAGGTCACACAGCTTACAAGAATATCCATGTATTGGGTGAAGGTGGGCCTGACTTAAGTACTATGAGAGATTTTACAATCAACTGGGATCTACCAAACAAAGGGTTGTATCAATTCTCATTTAACTCAAATAATGGTCAACCAAGCTGGTATGTTGATTTATTAAGCAAAGTGAATCATACTTTTGATGCTGTTGAGCCATCAGTGACTATTGCAGCTTCTGGAATTCCTGGATTCGATGGCGATTATTGGGCAACTATGGATGGTGCAAACTTTGTATTAGTATCTAAAACAGGAACGTTCTCGATTTACTTTAATAACTCTGCTACAGCTCCTAACTGTGGAGGTTCTTTAGCGGCTTCTTCATCAATGAGAACGATGGCATTAATGGCTTCTGATTGCTCATTTGGAGCACCTCAAGCAGAAGCATTTGGTTCAACTGGACATACAGCTTATCAAAATATCTTTGTATTGGGTAATGCAGGTCCTGATTTAAGTAATATGAGAGATTTCACAATCAACTGGGATTTACCAAATAAGGGATTGTATCAATTCTCATTTAACTCGAATAATGGTCAGCCAAACTGGTATGTAGACCTTTTAGGGAAAATTACACATACAATGGATGCGGCTCAGCCAGCGGTAAGTATTGTAGGTTCTGGTATCCCAGGTTTTGATGGTGATTATTGGGTAACTTCTGATCAGGGTAACTTTGTGATGGTCTCAAAGATGGGTGGATTTACTATATACTTCAGTACATCAGCTACTGCTCCAAATTGTGATGGTGGTACTAATCCTCCAGTGGAAAATACTCCTCCAGTAGCGAATATCTTTGCTGATGCTACAGTAGGTAATATTCCATTTGTAGTAAGTTTTGATGCATCGGGATCAACTGATGCAGATGGGGATACTTTATCATATGCATGGGACTTTGGTGATGGTGCTGTTGGTGAAGGTGCAATGGCAACTCATACATATACTGTTGCTGGAAATTATGATGTTACTTTAACAGTATCAGATACTAAGGGAGGTTCGGATGCTGCTATCATTACTATTTCTGCTCAAGAGGATAATGTAATAATAACTCCTCCAAATACAGATAATGAGTATATTCAACGTTTCGTTGAGATGAGAAACATGTATTTAGATCCTGCAAATGGCTACTTTAGCCCAGAAGGATCACCTCATCATTCTATTGAAACTTTAATTGTGGAAGCACCAGATCATGGCCACGAATCAACATCAGAGTTATATTCTTATTGGATGTGGTTAGAAGCAATGCACGGTAGAATTTCAGGCGATTGGGAACCTCTAAAAGAAGTATGGAGAAAAACAGAACAGTTTATTATCCCAACGGCTGAAGATCAACCAACAAATAGTGCGTATGATCCATCAAGCCCAGCGGCTTATGCTCCTGAATTCCCTCTTCCAAGTATGTATCCTGCACCATTGGATTTCACGAATCCAGTGCAAGGTGATTATGTATCAGCAGAGTTAGAAGTAGCATACGGTAATCCTCATATTTATCAAATGCACTGGTTATTGGATAATGATAACTTCTATGGATATGGTAATCGTGGAGATGGCGTGAGTGCTCCATCTTATATCAATACTTTCCAAAGAGGTGAACAAGAATCAGTATTCGAAACAGTACCTCATCCATCATGGGAAGCATTTAAGTGGGGTAGTGCAGATGGTTTCTTACCATTATTTACTGATGATAGATCTTACTCAACACAATGGAGATATACTTCAGCTCCAGATGCGGACGCTAGAGCGGTACAAGTAATGTATTGGGCATATGAATATGCGAAAGAGCAAGGTGTGAGTTTAAGTAACCTAGATCTTGATAAAGCATCTAAAATGGGTGATTACCTAAGATTAGCAATGTTTGATAAGTATTTCAAACCGCTAGGAGCTCAAGATCCAAGTGCAACATCACAAACTAGCTATGATAATGTACACTATTTAATGTCATGGTATATGTCATGGGGTGGAGCAACTGATGCTTCAGCAGCATGGGCGTTCAGAATTGGAGCATCTCACTGTCACTTCGGTTACCAAAATCCAGTTGCAGCCTACGCTTTATCACAAGTGGAAGAATTAAAGCCTGTATCTGCAAATGGTGTGAGAGATTGGACAACAAGTTTAGACCGTCAATTAGAATTCTATACTTGGTTACAATCTGCTGAAGGTGGTATCGCAGGTGGTGCAACAAATAGCTGGAATGGCGATTACAGTGCTTACCCAGCAGGTAAGTCTACTTTCTATGAAATGGCTTACGATGAAAACCCTGTTTATCATGATCCAGGTTCTGGTGGATGGTTCGGATGGCAAGTATGGTCTATGGAGCGTATTGCTGAGTTGTATTATATCAACAACGATCCTAGAGCTAGAGACTTGATTACGAAGTGGGCGAATTGGGCTGTGAAAGAAACAGTTCTTGTTGGAGAGAATGATTTCGATATTCCTGCTGGTTTAGAATGGACAGGTGAGCCGGATACTTGGAATCCAACGAACCCAGGTTCAAATGCAGATCTTCATGTTACAGTAACTAGCTATAACCAAGATTTAGGTGTGGCAGCATCTTTAGCTAAAACACTTATTTACTATGCCGCAGCTACTGAAAAGTATGCAACTTTAGATACTGCAGCACAGTATTTAGCAAAAGAAATCTTGGATAGAATGTGGGTAACTTATCGTGATGATAAAGGTGTTGCATCACTTGAAGAAAGAGCTGATTTTGCTAGAATTTTTGAGGAAGAAGTGTATATCCCAGAAACATTTGTAGGTACTTTACCAACAGGTGATACGATTAAAACGGGAGCTAAATTCTTAGATATTCGTCCTCAATATAAAGAAGATCCTGAGTTTGCAAGATTAGAAACTGCTTATTTGGCAGGGGAGCCATTCACTCAACGTTATCATAGAGGTTGGGCACAAATAGAAGTGGCTTTAGCAAATGCTGAATATGGATTCTTCTTCGGAGGTGATAGTGTTTCTTCAAGTGCTTCAGCTTCAAGAATTGCAAGCCCAGTTGCAACTAGTTTAAATGAAGAGCCAACAATTCTTGCAAGTCCAAACCCAACGAATGGTCACTTAACATTAGCGACTAATTTCAATTTATCGAATGTAACGGTAAGAATTTATAACACAATGGGTCATGTTTACAAAGAGGCGACAATCTCTTCGGATGGCAATCAAAGTGTATCATTATCAGTAAATGATATTCCTAGAGGGGCTTACATTGTTGAATTAACGAATTCAGATACGAAAGAAGTACTTCGTACTAAAATTATTAAGCAATAA
- a CDS encoding YraN family protein gives MTSNKTQKQELGTKGEDIAYDYLKNKGYTILRKNFRSGRNEIDIICKKNRFLVFVEVKTRTNLSFGMPEQHLSKQQERNIINAAVNYMEFNKLDFLPLVRYDVISVILNNGEYSVRHFTDAFY, from the coding sequence ATGACATCAAATAAAACACAAAAACAAGAACTAGGAACAAAAGGTGAAGACATTGCTTACGATTATTTAAAAAACAAAGGCTATACGATTCTAAGAAAAAACTTCAGATCAGGTAGAAACGAAATTGATATTATCTGTAAAAAGAATCGGTTTCTAGTATTTGTTGAAGTAAAGACAAGGACCAATTTATCTTTTGGAATGCCCGAACAGCATTTAAGCAAGCAGCAAGAAAGAAACATTATAAATGCAGCAGTAAATTACATGGAGTTTAACAAATTGGATTTTCTTCCTTTAGTTAGATATGATGTAATTAGTGTTATTTTAAATAATGGAGAATATTCTGTCAGACATTTTACCGATGCTTTTTATTAA
- a CDS encoding transporter substrate-binding domain-containing protein, producing the protein MKRLLLLSFLLSISIISFAQSNLSSRDKIVKNKILRVGVRHDPPFVIKGVDGTFYGLSIDLWHMVAEDMHLVYEFVEYEHMPGLILALSRKQIDISANPMPVSSTRIRQLDVTYPFMTTSLGVVVKKNKQDEITIFFSNLFSIGFMKLFFTLIVIVFLFGTLVWWVEKKYNAKDFRDGIEGIMDGIWWSTVTITTVGYGDKTPKTTLGRAISMVWMFIAISLISSFTATITSTLTLNQLEGKINTVEDLRRMKGNIGVTAHSGAESYLLKHQIKPLTFTTPEEGLLALENGEVAAFMHDKPIMRYVIKESGNEERFDILPSNFKQNYYSFFMPRNSKSYKKINAEIVDNIDKDSWHRLLIKYNMDDIK; encoded by the coding sequence ATGAAGAGACTCCTTCTGCTTTCTTTTTTATTAAGTATTTCAATTATTTCATTTGCTCAATCTAACTTATCATCGAGAGATAAAATCGTTAAAAACAAAATTTTACGAGTTGGCGTGAGACATGACCCTCCCTTTGTTATAAAAGGTGTGGACGGCACTTTCTATGGGTTAAGTATAGATCTTTGGCATATGGTTGCAGAAGATATGCATTTAGTTTATGAATTTGTGGAATATGAACATATGCCCGGTTTAATCTTGGCACTTTCTAGAAAACAAATTGATATTTCTGCGAATCCAATGCCTGTGAGTAGCACAAGAATTCGTCAGTTAGATGTTACCTACCCTTTTATGACAACATCCCTTGGTGTTGTAGTGAAAAAAAATAAGCAAGACGAAATAACAATTTTCTTCTCTAACCTTTTCTCCATAGGTTTTATGAAGCTATTTTTCACATTAATTGTAATTGTTTTCCTCTTTGGAACATTGGTGTGGTGGGTAGAAAAGAAATACAATGCTAAAGATTTCAGAGATGGCATCGAAGGTATTATGGATGGAATTTGGTGGTCGACGGTTACCATCACTACAGTTGGATACGGTGATAAAACTCCAAAAACAACCTTAGGGAGAGCAATTTCTATGGTTTGGATGTTTATTGCTATCAGTTTGATATCAAGTTTTACGGCAACAATTACTTCAACTCTAACTTTAAATCAATTAGAAGGAAAGATTAATACGGTTGAAGATTTAAGAAGAATGAAAGGAAATATAGGAGTAACAGCACATTCTGGAGCTGAAAGCTACCTATTAAAACATCAAATAAAACCACTAACATTCACCACTCCTGAAGAAGGATTATTGGCATTAGAAAACGGAGAGGTTGCTGCTTTTATGCACGACAAACCAATTATGCGTTACGTAATTAAAGAAAGCGGAAACGAAGAACGATTCGATATTTTACCATCCAATTTCAAACAAAATTACTATTCATTCTTTATGCCTCGAAATAGTAAATCTTACAAGAAAATTAACGCCGAAATAGTCGATAACATTGATAAAGACTCTTGGCATCGACTTCTCATAAAATACAATATGGATGACATCAAATAA
- a CDS encoding 2-oxoglutarate dehydrogenase E1 component: MDKYSYIANAHGDYIEQMYESFKQDPSSVDESWKRFFEGFEFSLEKFGENPELDTNTTSNGQARPSSGSISEEMLQKEVGVRQLINAYRSRAHLVSDTNPVRKRKDRKARLDLEDFGLSIADLNTVFSAGSYLGMGSAKLSDILDRLKKIYYGYIGFEFMSIREPEVLSWIQEKIEHEYPGHEFSHEDKRRILSKLNEAVVFENFLHTKFVGQKRFSLEGGESTIAGLDTAIFTGADLGVEEVVIGMAHRGRLNVLTNIMGKTYDEVFNEFEGQAVPDETMGDGDVKYHLGFSSQIETHNGKKVRLDLSPNPSHLEAVDPVVLGVVRAKVDSIYEKDSKRILPILIHGDAAIAGQGIVYETVQMSNLAGYDVGGTIHFVINNQVGFTTDFDDARSSIYCTDVSQLIESPVLHVNGDHPEEVAYAMKLAVEFRQRYNRDIFVDMVCYRRHGHNESDEPKFTQPKLYNIIAKHQNPREIYIKKLVEQGEVNAQLAKQMDKEFRRLLQDRLNDVRQNPLPYRPQELEIQWKQLKRGHGDDFDNSPDTSISATTVEAVGHALTTVPDGFKPLKQIDKLIAERKEMFFDKKVFNWAAAELMAYGSILLDNKIVRITGQDVQRGTFSHRHAVLNDAETNEKYSSLDNIGKLQAPFYIYNSLLSEYGVLGFEYGYAMANPSALTIWEAQFGDFSNGAQTMIDQFITSGESKWGRSNGLIMLLPHGYEGQGPEHSNARPERYLQLAAEYNIVLGNFTTPANFFHAIRRQLTWDFRKPLIVMTPKSMLRHPKCISPVEDFTKGKFEEVYDDASIKDPKKVEKVLLCTGKIYYDLLEKQEKENRQDVAIVRVEQLHPFPEKKVNDILSKYSKHTSLKWVQEEPVNMGYWTYILRAYRNEEQLIKMRLVSRKPSASPATGFPKVHKRETDRIVTAAFE; encoded by the coding sequence ATGGACAAATATTCCTACATAGCGAATGCTCATGGTGATTACATCGAGCAGATGTATGAGTCATTTAAGCAAGACCCAAGCTCCGTAGATGAGTCTTGGAAGAGATTTTTTGAGGGTTTCGAATTTTCTTTGGAAAAATTCGGAGAGAACCCCGAACTAGACACAAACACTACAAGTAATGGTCAGGCGAGACCATCTTCTGGATCAATTTCAGAAGAAATGCTTCAAAAAGAAGTTGGAGTTCGTCAATTAATCAATGCATACAGATCTAGGGCACACTTAGTATCTGATACCAACCCGGTAAGAAAGAGAAAAGACCGTAAAGCAAGATTAGATTTAGAGGACTTTGGTTTATCTATTGCTGATTTGAACACGGTATTTTCAGCAGGTTCATACTTGGGAATGGGTAGTGCGAAATTATCTGATATTCTAGATAGATTAAAGAAAATCTACTACGGATATATCGGATTCGAATTCATGTCTATCAGAGAGCCTGAAGTTCTATCATGGATTCAAGAAAAAATTGAACACGAATACCCTGGTCACGAGTTTTCTCATGAGGACAAGAGAAGAATCTTGAGTAAACTGAACGAAGCAGTAGTATTCGAAAACTTTCTTCACACTAAATTTGTTGGTCAAAAACGTTTCTCACTAGAAGGTGGTGAATCAACAATTGCTGGTTTAGATACAGCTATCTTTACTGGTGCTGATTTAGGCGTTGAAGAAGTAGTGATTGGTATGGCACACCGTGGTCGTTTGAACGTACTTACCAACATCATGGGTAAAACTTATGATGAAGTATTTAACGAGTTCGAAGGACAAGCAGTGCCGGACGAAACAATGGGAGACGGTGATGTGAAATATCACTTAGGTTTCTCATCTCAAATTGAAACACATAATGGAAAGAAAGTTCGTTTGGATTTATCACCAAACCCTTCTCACTTAGAGGCTGTTGATCCAGTTGTTCTTGGTGTAGTAAGAGCGAAGGTGGATTCGATTTACGAAAAAGATTCAAAACGTATTCTTCCTATCTTAATACATGGTGATGCTGCTATCGCAGGTCAGGGTATTGTTTATGAAACAGTACAAATGTCGAACCTTGCAGGTTATGATGTAGGTGGTACAATCCACTTTGTGATTAACAACCAAGTAGGTTTTACTACTGACTTTGATGATGCACGTTCATCTATCTATTGTACAGACGTTTCTCAGTTGATTGAATCTCCAGTACTTCACGTAAATGGTGATCACCCTGAAGAAGTAGCTTATGCTATGAAATTAGCGGTTGAGTTCCGTCAACGTTACAATAGAGACATTTTTGTGGATATGGTATGTTACCGTCGTCATGGTCACAACGAATCTGACGAACCAAAATTCACACAACCGAAGTTGTATAACATTATTGCTAAGCACCAAAATCCTCGTGAGATCTACATCAAGAAATTGGTAGAACAAGGAGAAGTAAATGCTCAATTAGCAAAACAAATGGATAAGGAATTCCGTCGTCTACTTCAAGATCGTTTGAATGATGTACGTCAGAATCCACTTCCTTATAGACCTCAAGAATTAGAGATTCAATGGAAACAATTGAAGAGAGGTCATGGTGATGATTTTGATAACTCACCAGATACATCTATTTCTGCAACTACTGTAGAAGCTGTAGGTCATGCTTTGACAACTGTACCTGATGGATTTAAGCCTTTGAAGCAAATTGATAAATTGATTGCTGAAAGAAAAGAAATGTTCTTTGATAAAAAGGTATTCAACTGGGCAGCTGCAGAACTTATGGCTTATGGTTCGATCTTATTGGATAACAAGATCGTTCGTATTACAGGTCAAGATGTTCAAAGAGGTACTTTCTCTCACCGTCATGCTGTATTGAATGATGCAGAGACGAACGAGAAATATAGTTCTCTGGATAACATTGGTAAACTTCAAGCACCTTTCTATATCTACAACTCTTTACTTTCGGAGTATGGTGTTCTTGGTTTTGAGTACGGTTATGCAATGGCTAACCCAAGTGCTTTAACAATTTGGGAAGCACAGTTTGGTGATTTCTCAAATGGTGCTCAAACAATGATCGACCAATTCATTACTTCAGGAGAAAGTAAGTGGGGTAGATCAAATGGTTTAATAATGTTACTTCCTCACGGCTATGAAGGTCAAGGACCTGAGCACTCGAATGCTCGTCCGGAAAGATACCTTCAGTTAGCTGCTGAATACAATATTGTATTGGGTAATTTTACTACTCCAGCCAACTTCTTCCATGCGATTAGAAGACAGTTAACTTGGGACTTTAGAAAGCCATTAATTGTCATGACTCCTAAGTCAATGCTTCGTCACCCTAAGTGTATTTCTCCTGTTGAGGACTTCACAAAAGGAAAATTTGAAGAAGTTTATGATGATGCTTCAATAAAAGATCCTAAAAAAGTAGAGAAAGTGTTACTTTGCACCGGGAAAATCTATTATGACCTTCTTGAGAAGCAAGAAAAGGAAAATAGACAGGATGTTGCAATTGTTCGTGTAGAACAATTACACCCATTCCCAGAAAAGAAAGTTAACGATATTCTTAGTAAATATTCGAAGCATACCTCGTTGAAATGGGTTCAAGAAGAACCTGTGAACATGGGTTATTGGACGTATATTTTGAGAGCCTACAGAAACGAAGAGCAATTGATTAAGATGAGATTAGTATCTCGTAAACCAAGTGCATCTCCTGCAACTGGCTTCCCTAAAGTTCATAAGAGGGAGACAGACAGAATCGTTACTGCAGCTTTCGAATAA
- a CDS encoding GNAT family N-acetyltransferase, with the protein MNIIKEVAFDSPEYLKAVELRDEVLRKPLGLEFSKEELSEEFDSHHFVAMNDEDEVVACLVLKPISPQEVKMRQVAVKDTQRGKNLGSLMVQFSEVFAMDNGYELLTVHAREVAKGFYEKLEYTVEGDQFEEVGIPHFKFIKKLV; encoded by the coding sequence ATGAACATTATCAAAGAAGTAGCATTTGATTCTCCGGAATACCTTAAAGCAGTTGAATTACGTGATGAGGTTTTAAGAAAACCTTTAGGGTTAGAATTTTCTAAAGAGGAATTATCTGAAGAGTTCGATAGCCATCATTTTGTGGCAATGAACGATGAAGATGAGGTGGTTGCTTGCTTAGTTTTAAAACCAATCTCTCCTCAGGAAGTTAAAATGCGTCAGGTAGCCGTAAAGGATACACAAAGAGGAAAGAATCTAGGTTCTTTGATGGTGCAATTCTCTGAAGTATTCGCTATGGATAATGGATATGAACTGTTGACAGTTCATGCTAGAGAAGTAGCAAAAGGATTCTATGAAAAATTAGAATATACTGTAGAAGGTGATCAATTTGAAGAAGTGGGAATACCTCACTTCAAGTTTATCAAAAAATTAGTCTAG